In Ectothiorhodosinus mongolicus, one DNA window encodes the following:
- a CDS encoding DUF294 nucleotidyltransferase-like domain-containing protein, whose protein sequence is MTNGDVPYFRPVRDIYQSKVVTCLPDDNLVSVVEIMRERNISSVVVCDHEDRPIGIITDRDLRNKVVPSGRETSSFRVRDIMNSPLTTIGEDDVLYEALYRMSSLNIHRLVVVNGGGNLIGIVTDTDILRMQSHSPHQLVRDIENAADLETLKDLHERIQDLVVHLSGTATSIRDLSKLIANLNDQIILRLLALLVQDRFPDIGGEFSFVVMGSEGRGEQTLSTDQDNAIILPDVYDAHQTASVEKFAQALIDDLTSIGIPACPGGIMASNEPWRRTVAQWKRELDRWLTTPSPENIPNASMFADIRTLYGSTEWEHSLKAHIYRRVSENKLFLMRMTENMVRFPPPLNWRGKIKTGTQGAPPGQIDLKKAGIFAITDGIKALAIEAKALEGGTHQRIKHLLEMGVLAKDQAQNLGETFDFLVQMRLRAQVRAIEKSESPGNNVDFAELSQMEQGRLLIALEDVARFQRFMSGHFNLNLLR, encoded by the coding sequence ATGACCAATGGTGACGTGCCCTATTTCCGCCCAGTCAGGGACATTTATCAGTCAAAAGTCGTGACCTGCCTCCCCGACGATAATCTGGTCAGCGTCGTCGAGATCATGCGAGAGCGCAATATTTCTAGCGTCGTCGTATGTGACCACGAAGATAGGCCCATTGGGATTATTACCGACCGAGATCTACGTAATAAGGTTGTGCCTTCAGGGCGTGAAACCTCGAGTTTTCGTGTTCGCGACATCATGAACAGTCCGCTCACCACCATTGGCGAAGACGACGTTCTCTATGAAGCACTCTACCGGATGTCGAGTCTGAATATTCATCGTCTGGTGGTGGTCAATGGTGGCGGTAACCTGATTGGTATTGTGACTGACACCGATATTCTGCGTATGCAGAGTCACTCACCCCATCAATTGGTGCGTGATATTGAAAACGCGGCCGATCTGGAAACGCTTAAAGACCTGCACGAACGCATTCAAGATTTGGTCGTGCATCTCAGCGGCACGGCAACATCAATCCGCGATTTATCGAAACTAATAGCCAATCTCAATGACCAAATTATCCTTCGCCTTCTGGCTTTACTGGTTCAAGATCGCTTCCCCGATATTGGTGGTGAATTCAGTTTTGTGGTCATGGGTAGTGAGGGACGCGGCGAACAAACCCTCTCAACAGATCAGGACAATGCCATCATCTTGCCCGATGTCTATGATGCCCATCAGACAGCTTCTGTTGAAAAGTTTGCTCAAGCATTGATTGATGACCTCACCAGTATCGGTATACCAGCCTGCCCTGGCGGCATCATGGCCAGTAATGAACCATGGCGACGCACGGTGGCGCAATGGAAACGCGAATTGGATCGCTGGCTAACAACCCCTAGTCCCGAAAATATCCCCAACGCCAGCATGTTTGCCGATATACGCACTTTGTATGGTTCCACTGAGTGGGAACACTCACTCAAAGCCCATATTTATCGCCGTGTCAGTGAAAACAAACTGTTTTTGATGCGCATGACTGAAAACATGGTGCGCTTCCCACCACCACTCAATTGGCGCGGAAAAATAAAAACAGGCACACAAGGGGCACCTCCAGGGCAGATTGATTTAAAAAAAGCCGGAATTTTTGCCATCACTGATGGCATTAAAGCCTTAGCCATTGAGGCGAAAGCGCTAGAGGGTGGGACGCATCAACGGATAAAACATCTTCTTGAAATGGGGGTTCTGGCCAAAGATCAAGCGCAAAACCTCGGCGAAACTTTTGATTTCTTAGTACAAATGCGCTTAAGAGCGCAAGTTAGAGCTATTGAAAAATCTGAATCTCCCGGGAACAACGTGGACTTTGCTGAACTGTCACAAATGGAACAGGGGCGGTTATTGATTGCGCTTGAAGATGTCGCACGCTTCCAACGCTTTATGAGTGGTCATTTCAATCTCAATCTGTTGCGCTAA
- a CDS encoding sulfite exporter TauE/SafE family protein, with protein sequence MSLGPEVLLLALLVCIGAALIHGAFGLGFPMVATPLLALMFDVKTAILLTLAPNVLVNLWSLMHGGGCWQTIKQYWYIAAVMTLGSAIGTVLLIVLDPNPFRLLLAASIVFYLVSDRLSRLDLSILSKKRHQSGIMIGLGGGLLGGTVNVGAPPLMIYFLELGVKPLVLVQAINLCFLAGKSTQIITFAALGYLTTDLIFWSIPLAIVAMGGLSVGMRLRQHFDASQYRKMLRLLLWLLSALLVSQFAYAVIT encoded by the coding sequence ATGAGCCTGGGTCCAGAAGTCCTTCTCTTAGCGTTATTGGTATGCATAGGAGCGGCACTCATACATGGCGCCTTTGGTTTGGGATTTCCCATGGTGGCAACGCCGCTTTTGGCTCTAATGTTCGACGTCAAAACAGCGATATTACTGACATTAGCGCCGAATGTTCTGGTTAATCTTTGGAGCTTAATGCACGGCGGGGGCTGTTGGCAGACGATTAAACAGTATTGGTATATCGCCGCCGTCATGACGCTAGGATCAGCCATTGGCACCGTGTTATTGATCGTCTTAGATCCCAATCCTTTTCGCTTACTGCTAGCAGCCTCTATTGTTTTCTATTTGGTTTCCGATCGTTTATCTCGTCTCGACTTATCAATTCTAAGCAAAAAACGCCATCAAAGCGGCATCATGATTGGCTTGGGTGGTGGGCTATTGGGTGGAACCGTGAATGTGGGTGCCCCCCCATTGATGATTTATTTTCTTGAACTTGGGGTGAAACCTTTGGTTCTAGTACAAGCCATCAATTTGTGTTTTTTAGCTGGTAAAAGCACACAGATCATCACCTTTGCCGCCCTGGGATACCTCACCACTGACTTAATTTTCTGGTCCATACCTTTGGCTATTGTGGCCATGGGCGGATTGTCGGTGGGTATGCGACTACGCCAGCATTTCGATGCCTCACAATACCGAAAAATGCTGCGCTTACTCCTGTGGCTTTTATCTGCCTTACTCGTCTCCCAATTTGCCTACGCGGTCATCACATAA
- the tcuA gene encoding FAD-dependent tricarballylate dehydrogenase TcuA, whose amino-acid sequence MNSTDVLVIGGGIAALCSAISASEHGAKVTLVDSAPKFQRGGNARHSRNLRIAHDQPSPLFPGQYGVDEYMADLNAINHGAGDPELCQILAKQSAELPDWFMRQGLKFETIEQANLPYSRKTAFFLGGGRHAMNALFTRAETLGVEILQETTVTHVPLHVRENFEIVLQQPQDQCTLRAASVIICSGGYQANLDKLREDLGPVADHLRVRGSPWVTGALLSDLLAQGAKPVGRRDQCHAVAVHADAPLTDGGIVTRADGLHWGIVINKRGERFFDEAKMTSPHRYSYWGQTLLQNADGPSYLLLDADGETQLPDHIYEPVRAHSLTELASAIDVDPQQLQKTVSQYHDHIVSETSSANCHCTATPRKSRFAMALKKPPFSAYALCPGITFTGFGIQVDGKARVCITEGGPCERVFAAGMIMAPAILGGGYTAGAALAVGAVFGRIAGQQAAVAMRH is encoded by the coding sequence ATGAATAGCACCGATGTTTTGGTTATTGGCGGTGGCATAGCGGCGCTTTGCTCAGCCATCAGTGCCAGTGAGCATGGTGCTAAGGTCACATTGGTAGATTCCGCCCCCAAATTCCAACGTGGCGGCAATGCACGGCATTCACGCAATTTGCGCATTGCTCATGATCAACCCAGTCCGCTCTTTCCAGGCCAGTATGGCGTAGACGAATATATGGCTGATCTAAACGCGATCAATCATGGGGCGGGTGACCCTGAGCTGTGTCAGATCCTGGCCAAGCAGTCTGCCGAGCTACCCGACTGGTTCATGCGCCAAGGGCTGAAGTTTGAAACCATCGAACAAGCCAATCTACCCTACTCACGTAAGACAGCTTTCTTTTTGGGTGGCGGTCGACATGCCATGAATGCACTGTTCACCCGGGCTGAAACACTGGGTGTTGAAATCCTGCAAGAGACTACTGTGACGCATGTGCCCCTGCATGTCCGTGAAAATTTCGAAATAGTGCTGCAACAGCCACAGGACCAATGCACGCTGCGGGCCGCCAGCGTGATTATCTGTAGCGGCGGCTATCAAGCTAATTTAGATAAGCTCAGAGAAGACCTAGGGCCCGTGGCTGACCATCTGCGTGTGCGAGGCTCGCCCTGGGTAACAGGTGCATTATTGTCGGACTTATTGGCTCAGGGAGCCAAACCGGTCGGCAGGCGAGATCAATGTCATGCGGTCGCTGTCCACGCTGATGCACCTCTGACCGATGGTGGCATTGTCACGCGCGCAGACGGGCTACACTGGGGCATTGTCATCAATAAGCGCGGTGAGCGGTTTTTTGATGAAGCAAAAATGACCAGTCCGCATCGCTATTCTTATTGGGGTCAGACCCTGTTGCAAAACGCAGATGGCCCTTCTTACTTGTTATTGGATGCCGATGGTGAAACTCAGCTCCCTGACCATATTTATGAACCCGTTCGTGCCCATAGCCTCACCGAGTTAGCAAGCGCCATTGACGTAGACCCCCAGCAGTTGCAGAAAACAGTGTCCCAATACCATGACCATATTGTCTCCGAAACGTCGTCAGCGAACTGTCACTGCACTGCGACTCCGCGTAAAAGCCGATTCGCGATGGCCCTTAAAAAACCCCCGTTTAGCGCCTATGCCTTATGTCCAGGCATTACCTTCACGGGGTTTGGCATACAAGTCGATGGCAAAGCGCGTGTATGCATAACAGAAGGTGGCCCATGTGAGCGGGTGTTTGCTGCGGGTATGATTATGGCGCCGGCGATACTCGGAGGCGGCTACACTGCCGGCGCGGCTTTAGCGGTCGGAGCTGTATTTGGGCGCATTGCGGGCCAGCAAGCCGCTGTGGCGATGAGACACTAG
- a CDS encoding thioredoxin family protein produces the protein MQGRPAPDFAALLSAQQDPQAKFILYFFSPRCSMCQQISTTLESLQSEQDNVLFIDVGQQPEMAKKFRVMGTPTLIRVEKGLIKQVMMGAKDEDTVRGFVTH, from the coding sequence ATGCAAGGCCGCCCTGCCCCAGATTTTGCAGCGCTACTCAGTGCTCAGCAAGACCCTCAAGCAAAATTCATCCTCTACTTTTTCAGCCCTCGCTGCAGTATGTGTCAGCAGATATCGACCACTCTAGAATCCCTACAGTCCGAGCAAGACAACGTGTTGTTCATCGATGTAGGACAACAACCAGAGATGGCTAAAAAATTTCGCGTTATGGGCACACCGACACTGATTCGTGTCGAAAAAGGACTGATCAAGCAAGTCATGATGGGGGCCAAGGATGAAGACACAGTGCGCGGTTTCGTGACGCATTAA
- a CDS encoding cobyric acid synthase, with product MARTLDFPKLSPDRATRGKVLMLQGTNADVGKSLVVAGLCRAFTNRGLIVRPFKAQNMSNNAAVTVDSDVPDHAGEIGRAQALQAMACGSSFSVHMNPVLLKPESDDCSQVVLRGRVIGQISAADYQNIKPQLLPAVLDSLRRLASEADLVLVEGAGSSAETYLRPQDITNMGLAEAADLPVVLMGEDARGGMLASVVGSHALWSEADRRRIKAYLVNRFRGDPKVFAPAMHLMSQITGWPCLGLISWFDAAAQLPQEDSLALDRPRSGRSAKLNIAVPRLPRVANFDDLDPLAAEPEVNLFWLPSGTPVPADTDVVILPGSKATREDLKTLYTEGWHHDIRAHVRRGGVVVGLCAGFQMLGNAVHDPDGLEGSPGSTQGLGLLNMETHIDVSKTLRTLDHLDQHSKARIQGYEMHMGVSKGPALSSPWLNLQTQDTVDAEGACGFDGRVFGSYVHGLFHNDAFRAHWLDTLGVKASGIAHQQRMENTLDQLAAQLEADLDLDHLLSLAEKPFGGR from the coding sequence ATGGCCCGCACTCTGGATTTCCCCAAGTTAAGCCCTGACCGCGCAACACGCGGCAAAGTGCTGATGCTCCAAGGCACGAACGCGGATGTGGGCAAAAGCCTAGTTGTTGCCGGTCTATGTCGGGCTTTCACCAACCGGGGTCTTATCGTACGCCCCTTTAAAGCACAAAACATGAGCAATAATGCTGCAGTCACCGTTGATTCTGATGTGCCCGATCATGCAGGTGAAATCGGCCGAGCTCAGGCATTACAAGCCATGGCCTGTGGATCGTCGTTTTCTGTGCATATGAATCCGGTGCTCCTCAAGCCCGAGTCTGATGACTGCAGTCAGGTCGTCTTACGCGGTCGGGTGATTGGGCAAATCTCTGCCGCTGACTATCAAAACATCAAACCGCAGCTTCTGCCGGCCGTTCTTGATAGCTTGCGTCGTCTTGCCAGTGAGGCAGACTTGGTTTTGGTAGAAGGAGCCGGCTCTAGTGCAGAAACGTATTTGCGCCCCCAGGACATTACCAATATGGGCCTGGCTGAAGCTGCCGATTTACCCGTGGTCCTCATGGGCGAGGATGCTCGTGGCGGCATGCTGGCTTCTGTGGTGGGTAGTCATGCTCTCTGGTCAGAAGCAGATCGTCGGCGCATTAAGGCCTATCTGGTTAACCGTTTCCGTGGTGACCCGAAGGTGTTTGCCCCAGCAATGCACCTCATGAGTCAAATCACCGGATGGCCCTGTCTGGGATTAATCTCTTGGTTTGATGCCGCTGCTCAACTGCCTCAAGAAGATTCCCTAGCGCTGGATCGTCCTCGATCTGGCCGATCCGCCAAATTAAACATCGCAGTCCCTCGACTGCCTCGTGTAGCGAATTTTGATGACTTAGATCCGTTAGCGGCGGAACCGGAGGTCAACCTCTTCTGGCTCCCTTCCGGAACCCCGGTTCCTGCAGATACCGATGTGGTGATTCTTCCGGGTTCAAAAGCTACCCGTGAAGATCTCAAGACACTTTATACCGAAGGCTGGCATCACGATATCCGAGCGCATGTGCGCCGTGGAGGTGTTGTCGTAGGTTTATGTGCCGGTTTTCAAATGTTGGGCAATGCCGTCCATGACCCGGATGGCTTAGAAGGTTCGCCCGGCAGTACGCAAGGACTGGGTTTACTCAACATGGAAACACATATTGATGTGTCTAAAACCTTGCGTACCCTGGACCATCTGGATCAGCACTCCAAGGCACGTATCCAGGGTTATGAAATGCACATGGGGGTCTCAAAGGGCCCAGCGCTGTCCAGTCCCTGGTTGAATCTGCAAACGCAAGACACAGTTGATGCAGAAGGTGCGTGTGGCTTTGATGGGCGCGTTTTTGGCAGCTATGTTCATGGCCTATTTCATAATGATGCATTTCGCGCACATTGGCTGGATACTCTGGGCGTCAAAGCATCCGGCATAGCGCACCAGCAACGCATGGAAAATACGCTGGACCAGCTCGCTGCTCAACTTGAAGCGGATTTGGATCTAGACCACCTGCTGAGCTTGGCAGAAAAACCCTTTGGCGGCCGATGA
- the tcuB gene encoding tricarballylate utilization 4Fe-4S protein TcuB, which yields MDSSSNQEARRVFKLCNVCGFCTGLCPVFPSAQQRSELRLEDLVHLANLCHNCGACWSACQYAPPHPFAIDVPATLARTRVNSYEQFAWPKGFADQLITKPLWGAVWLLIIGLIPLLLMGIQAPSVWTPTLLALGLLWAIFSMSMSWLQFWRETRATTVDARSGQAWRDALIDTLVLRHLDGGGGGCQQSQHPDHRRLAHHAVFYGFFLSILATPISVIFAPIHPLLPDILAVLFGFVLLLGVLLLAYHKTQERIALKASAPAAQGYLLLTLLGLLAVTGLAAKLLLQSNAGPILVALHLGCVLAFFVLMPLSKFTHGGYRFLALVDAKVQKLVTNQRRSKILIEDGESKSD from the coding sequence ATGGACTCGTCATCTAACCAAGAAGCAAGGCGCGTCTTCAAACTCTGCAATGTATGCGGGTTTTGTACGGGACTTTGTCCGGTATTTCCCTCGGCACAGCAACGCTCCGAACTGCGCCTCGAGGACTTGGTGCATTTGGCCAACCTCTGCCACAACTGTGGTGCCTGCTGGTCGGCGTGTCAGTACGCACCGCCCCACCCCTTTGCTATAGACGTGCCCGCAACTTTGGCGCGCACGCGTGTTAACAGCTACGAACAATTCGCTTGGCCAAAAGGCTTTGCTGATCAGCTCATAACGAAGCCACTTTGGGGTGCAGTATGGCTGCTCATCATTGGCCTGATCCCTCTATTGCTAATGGGAATACAGGCACCGTCAGTGTGGACCCCCACATTACTTGCACTCGGCTTATTGTGGGCTATCTTCAGCATGTCGATGTCCTGGCTGCAGTTTTGGCGAGAAACGCGGGCCACCACCGTTGATGCTCGCTCTGGTCAAGCCTGGCGAGACGCTCTAATCGATACTCTAGTTTTACGCCATTTGGATGGCGGTGGTGGCGGTTGTCAACAAAGCCAGCACCCCGATCACCGCCGCTTAGCGCATCACGCCGTTTTCTATGGTTTTTTCTTGAGCATTTTAGCCACCCCCATAAGCGTGATCTTTGCCCCGATTCATCCTTTGTTACCCGATATCCTCGCCGTTTTATTTGGCTTCGTACTCCTGCTGGGTGTTCTCCTGCTGGCGTATCACAAAACTCAAGAGCGGATAGCACTGAAAGCCAGTGCTCCTGCAGCACAGGGATATCTGCTACTCACACTCTTGGGGTTGCTCGCCGTCACCGGATTGGCTGCAAAGCTATTACTGCAAAGCAATGCCGGGCCCATCTTGGTGGCATTGCATCTGGGCTGTGTATTGGCTTTTTTTGTACTCATGCCTCTGAGCAAATTCACCCATGGTGGTTATCGCTTTCTTGCCCTTGTGGACGCCAAAGTGCAGAAACTTGTGACAAATCAACGTCGCTCGAAAATTCTCATTGAGGACGGGGAAAGCAAATCAGACTGA
- a CDS encoding cobyric acid synthase, giving the protein MIQGTSSDVGKSLLVAGLCRAYTRRGLTVRPFKAQNMSNNAAVTSDCDPEINQQGETQPHRGEIGRAQALQARACGVAPSIHMNPVLLKPQTTAGSQVVLRGRVLGTCRAKVYHKMKPQLLPAVVDSFHRVAAQADLVLVEGAGSGAEVYLRKSDITNMKLANLVDLPVVLLGDIDRGGALAAIVGTHALYEADERARVVGYIINKFRGDLSLFEPAMELMTERTGWPSLGVLRWFDAAAQLPAEDSLALERPAMSQGGSLNISIPQLSRVANFDDMDPLAAEPGVHLRWVKPGQSIPRDTDVIILPGSKSTRGDLDTLRREGWDIDIQSHVRQGGRVVGLCAGYQMLGKVIRDPSGIEGEPGETPGLGLLDLETEMTPDKQLLELHATETFSGCSITGYEMHMGRTQGPGLEKPWLRLSEASGTVRDEGAITADGLVSGAYVHGIFGNDDFRRHWLAQVGGKASDLAYEARIEAALDALADHCEANLDLDSLLSLAR; this is encoded by the coding sequence ATGATTCAGGGCACCAGCTCCGATGTGGGCAAAAGTCTTTTGGTAGCTGGCCTTTGTCGCGCCTACACCCGACGCGGGCTCACTGTGCGACCTTTCAAAGCCCAAAACATGAGCAATAACGCAGCGGTTACCAGCGACTGTGATCCCGAAATAAACCAACAGGGTGAGACTCAACCCCATCGCGGTGAAATTGGGCGAGCCCAAGCTTTGCAAGCGCGAGCCTGTGGCGTAGCGCCGTCGATTCACATGAACCCGGTGTTGCTCAAGCCCCAGACCACAGCCGGTTCGCAGGTGGTGCTGCGCGGGCGAGTCTTGGGTACTTGTCGCGCCAAGGTGTATCACAAGATGAAGCCTCAGCTACTGCCAGCAGTCGTCGATAGTTTTCATCGTGTTGCAGCACAAGCCGATCTCGTCCTGGTTGAAGGTGCCGGCAGTGGCGCCGAAGTTTATCTGCGCAAATCCGATATCACCAATATGAAACTCGCCAACCTAGTCGATCTACCTGTGGTTTTGCTGGGAGATATTGATCGCGGCGGCGCATTGGCGGCGATTGTGGGGACGCATGCCCTGTATGAAGCCGATGAGCGAGCTCGGGTTGTGGGCTATATTATCAATAAATTCAGAGGTGACTTATCTCTGTTTGAACCCGCCATGGAGCTGATGACAGAGCGTACCGGCTGGCCTTCGCTGGGCGTTCTGCGTTGGTTTGACGCCGCAGCACAATTGCCTGCGGAGGACTCTTTGGCTTTGGAAAGACCAGCGATGAGTCAAGGAGGGAGTCTGAATATCTCGATCCCACAATTGTCTCGTGTTGCCAACTTTGATGACATGGATCCGCTGGCTGCCGAACCGGGCGTTCACTTGCGCTGGGTAAAACCCGGCCAGTCCATACCCCGCGATACCGACGTGATCATTCTGCCTGGCTCGAAGTCCACCCGGGGCGACTTAGATACGCTGCGCCGCGAAGGCTGGGACATCGATATTCAATCGCACGTGCGCCAAGGTGGGCGGGTGGTGGGCCTGTGCGCTGGCTACCAAATGCTGGGCAAGGTGATTCGTGATCCTTCTGGTATCGAAGGTGAGCCCGGTGAAACACCCGGCTTAGGCTTGCTGGATTTAGAGACTGAAATGACACCCGATAAACAACTGTTGGAACTTCATGCAACAGAAACATTCTCGGGTTGCAGCATCACGGGCTATGAAATGCACATGGGTCGCACGCAAGGCCCCGGCCTGGAAAAACCCTGGTTGCGACTCAGCGAAGCTTCAGGAACCGTTCGCGACGAGGGGGCAATAACCGCTGATGGTTTGGTCAGCGGCGCTTATGTCCATGGCATCTTCGGCAATGATGACTTTCGCCGTCACTGGTTGGCACAAGTTGGCGGTAAAGCTTCGGACCTAGCCTACGAAGCACGCATTGAAGCAGCGCTGGATGCTTTAGCGGATCACTGCGAGGCCAATCTTGATTTGGATTCGCTGTTGTCGCTGGCGCGCTAA
- a CDS encoding succinylglutamate desuccinylase/aspartoacylase domain-containing protein produces the protein MNNSSLFRSVCYNASAEGPKVIVLGAVHGNEPCGTQAIYRLMSALDQGELKLQKGQLTLIPITNPLAWDKRSRMGERNLNRNFRRHDAPQDYEDKLCNQLAPLLEDHDVLLDLHSFHTPGKPFVMLGPRNNSGELEAFSFADKEQDWASRLGVERMLEGWLETYARGVARRTANPNASLRAQMLSTDPGYGVGTTEYMRSHGGYALTLECGQHDDPKAPEIAYEAICRTLSHLNLLALPKPEITANIEILRLIDVIDRDHEGDQFVQEWRSFDSLVTGDVIGRRHDDSLVTAPMNGFIVFPNPNAMPGNEWFYLATHSDRARCGT, from the coding sequence ATGAATAATTCCTCGCTTTTTCGCAGCGTTTGCTACAACGCTTCAGCTGAGGGGCCAAAAGTCATCGTGCTTGGGGCAGTGCATGGTAACGAGCCCTGCGGAACTCAGGCGATTTATCGACTCATGTCAGCTTTAGATCAGGGTGAATTAAAACTACAAAAAGGCCAATTAACACTCATTCCGATTACCAACCCCCTGGCCTGGGATAAGCGCTCGCGCATGGGTGAGCGTAATCTCAATCGTAATTTTCGCCGCCATGATGCACCACAGGATTACGAAGATAAGCTGTGCAATCAATTAGCTCCGCTGCTTGAAGACCATGATGTGCTGTTGGACTTGCACTCGTTTCATACGCCGGGCAAGCCCTTTGTGATGCTTGGGCCGCGCAACAATAGTGGCGAGTTGGAAGCTTTTTCTTTTGCTGATAAAGAACAGGACTGGGCAAGTCGTCTAGGGGTAGAGCGCATGCTTGAGGGCTGGCTTGAGACTTATGCCCGCGGTGTAGCCCGACGCACAGCTAACCCCAATGCCAGCTTACGTGCACAAATGCTGTCCACGGACCCAGGATATGGCGTAGGGACCACCGAGTACATGCGGTCCCATGGGGGCTATGCGCTAACCCTAGAGTGTGGCCAACATGACGATCCTAAAGCCCCTGAGATCGCCTATGAAGCCATCTGTAGAACACTCTCGCATTTAAATTTATTGGCCTTACCCAAGCCGGAAATCACTGCAAATATCGAAATTTTGAGACTGATAGATGTCATCGATCGAGACCATGAAGGGGATCAGTTCGTCCAAGAATGGCGGAGCTTCGATTCTTTGGTAACAGGTGACGTGATCGGGCGACGCCATGACGATAGTTTAGTGACCGCACCCATGAACGGTTTTATTGTGTTCCCCAATCCCAATGCCATGCCGGGTAATGAATGGTTTTATTTGGCGACCCATAGTGATCGAGCGAGGTGTGGAACATGA
- a CDS encoding DUF3775 domain-containing protein, producing MLQINPNLVCWFVRHARQFHAQEDVMLPDEPDPQNEGWVDEALQEHSDNVLYLELKDAVEELEPQIQAELVSLMWLGRGDYSEDEWDLALEDALSNWTPRTADYLLATPLGADYLNEGLAMMGYSCDEDE from the coding sequence ATGCTACAAATTAATCCAAATCTTGTTTGCTGGTTTGTGCGACATGCCCGTCAATTTCATGCCCAAGAAGATGTGATGTTGCCGGATGAGCCCGATCCACAAAATGAAGGCTGGGTGGATGAGGCCCTGCAAGAGCACTCAGATAATGTGCTTTATCTCGAATTAAAGGATGCGGTAGAAGAACTTGAGCCACAGATACAAGCAGAGCTTGTTTCCCTGATGTGGCTCGGAAGAGGCGATTATTCCGAGGATGAATGGGATTTGGCGTTGGAAGACGCGCTTTCTAATTGGACTCCTCGCACTGCCGACTACCTACTGGCTACCCCCTTGGGTGCTGATTACCTGAACGAGGGTTTAGCGATGATGGGCTATAGCTGTGATGAGGATGAATGA